One Prunus dulcis chromosome 8, ALMONDv2, whole genome shotgun sequence DNA window includes the following coding sequences:
- the LOC117636401 gene encoding 7-deoxyloganetin glucosyltransferase-like, with the protein MSSMMKPHAVCIPLPAQGHINPMLKLAKLLHFKGFYITFVHTEFNYNRLLQSRGSDALNGAEDFQFETISDGLPPTNQRGILDLPELCRAMPVEGQRSFRDLIKKLNKASSWSDVPAVGCIVSDGVMGFTLQVAQEFGIPEMLLFTPSGCGMLGYLHYEDLVERGYFPLKDDSDLSTGFLDTVIDWIPAMEGIRLKDLPTFLRTTNRGDTMFNYNIQAIEIAMKAQGVILNTFDELEKEFLDVITTKFPQLYTIGPLSLLQHNMSTTHHLDSIDSNLWKEDKKCLDWLDKREPQSVVYVNYGSLVIMTKEQLAEFAWGLANSKYPFLWVIRPNLVDGGEEIFSNEDFMEETKKRGLFLEWGPQEELLKHPSIGGFLTHCGWNSTLESICEGVPLICWPFFAEQQTNCFYLCNKWGFGMEIDTKVKREKVERLVRELMEGEKGKKMREKAMEWKKKAEAATRTGGSSYTNFDMLVKQLKQGPIGLENLS; encoded by the exons ATGAGCTCTATGATGAAGCCTCATGCAGTTTGTATCCCTCTTCCAGCTCAAGGCCACATAAACCCAATGCTCAAACTTGCAAAGCTTCtccatttcaaaggattctatATAACCTTCGTCCACACAGAGTTCAACTACAATCGCTTACTTCAATCTAGAGGCTCAGATGCTCTCAATGGCGCAGAGGATTTCCAGTTCGAAACTATATCCGATGGCTTGCCACCGACGAACCAACGAGGGATACTTGACCTCCCGGAGTTGTGCAGAGCCATGCCGGTTGAGGGCCAGCGTTCATTCAGAGACCTCATCAAAAAACTCAACAAGGCTTCGTCGTGGTCGGATGTGCCAGCTGTAGGTTGTATTGTTTCTGATGGAGTGATGGGCTTCACCTTACAAGTTGCTCAAGAATTTGGCATCCCGGAGATGCTTCTATTCACACCTAGTGGTTGTGGTATGTTGGGGTATCTACACTATGAAGATCTAGTAGAAAGAGGTTATTTTCCATTGAAAG ATGATAGCGACTTAAGTACTGGCTTTCTTGATACCGTGATTGATTGGATACCCGCAATGGAAGGAATTCGATTGAAAGATCTCCCCACCTTCCTCCGAACAACGAATCGTGGTGATACAATGTTCAACTACAACATACAAGCAATAGAGATTGCCATGAAAGCTCAAGGTGTGATCCTCAACACATTTGATGAATTGGAGAAAGAATTCTTGGATGTGATCACAACAAAGTTCCCCCAGCTCTACACCATTGGTCCACTATCACTCCTTCAACACAACATGTCCACAACACATCACTTGGACTCAATTGATTCAAATTTGTGGAAGGAAGACAAGAAATGCTTGGACTGGTTAGATAAGAGAGAGCCTCAATCAGTGGTGTATGTCAACTACGGAAGCCTAGTAATAATGACTAAAGAACAATTGGCTGAGTTTGCTTGGGGACTTGCCAATAGCAAATATCCATTTTTATGGGTCATTAGGCCAAATCTTGTAGATGGTGGAGAAGAGATTTTTTCAAATGAAGATTTCATGGAGGAGACAAAGAAAAGAGGCTTGTTTTTGGAATGGGGTCCACAAGAGGAACTTCTTAAGCATCCATCAATTGGAGGCTTTTTAACACATTGTGGTTGGAATTCAACTTTGGAAAGCATTTGTGAGGGAGTGCCATTAATTTGTTGGCCTTTTTTTGCAGAGCAACAAACCAActgcttttatttatgtaaTAAGTGGGGGTTTGGGATGGAGATTGACACaaaagtgaagagagagaaggtggAGAGGCTTGTGAGAGAGTTGATGGAGGGTGAGAAAGGGAAGAAGATGAGGGAAAAGGCTATGGAATGGAAGAAGAAGGCAGAAGCAGCTACAAGAACTGGTGGATCTTCTTACACTAACTTTGATATGTTGGTTAAGCAGCTCAAACAAGGGCCCATTGGCTTGGAGAACTTGTCATAG
- the LOC117637653 gene encoding protein EXORDIUM-like 2 produces the protein MASIYHYATSFIILLSLIGPNLGALVEQQPLVLKYHNGALLKGDITVNLIWYGRFTPIQRSIVVDFVQSLSSRRAPPGSAASWWKTTEKYKSGASNLVVGRQVLHEAYTLGKSLGNRHLLALAGKVNALKAINVVLTASDVAVAGFCSRCGTHGSTPDKKTAYIWVGNSEAQCPGQCAWPFHQPIYGPQTPPLVSPNGDVGIDGVIINLATLLAGTVTNPYNNGYFQGPASAPLEAVSACTGVFGSGAYPGYPGRVLVDKPTGASYNAVGANGRKFLLPAMWDPQTSACKPLV, from the coding sequence ATGGCTTCTATTTACCACTATGCCACTTCTTTTATAATCCTCCTCTCCCTCATCGGCCCCAACTTGGGCGCTCTGGTAGAGCAGCAGCCTCTGGTACTCAAGTACCACAACGGCGCGCTTCTCAAGGGCGACATAACCGTCAATCTCATATGGTACGGCCGCTTCACCCCGATCCAACGGTCCATCGTCGTCGACTTCGTCCAGTCCCTCAGCTCCCGGCGGGCCCCGCCGGGCTCCGCGGCGTCCTGGTGGAAAACGACGGAGAAGTACAAGAGCGGCGCCTCGAACCTCGTGGTGGGGAGGCAAGTCCTCCACGAGGCCTACACTCTGGGAAAGTCCCTCGGTAACCGACACCTGCTGGCCCTCGCGGGCAAAGTCAACGCGCTTAAAGCAATAAACGTGGTTCTGACCGCGAGTGATGTGGCCGTCGCCGGGTTCTGCAGCCGGTGCGGGACCCACGGGTCGACCCCGGATAAGAAGACGGCGTACATCTGGGTCGGGAACTCGGAGGCCCAGTGCCCCGGCCAATGCGCCTGGCCGTTTCACCAGCCCATCTACGGCCCACAAACGCCGCCGTTAGTTTCGCCTAACGGTGACGTAGGGATTGACGGCGTCATCATAAACCTAGCCACGCTGTTGGCGGGAACCGTGACCAATCCGTACAACAACGGCTACTTTCAGGGTCCGGCGAGCGCGCCGCTTGAGGCGGTCTCGGCGTGCACGGGCGTTTTTGGATCTGGGGCTTACCCGGGTTATCCGGGTCGGGTCCTGGTGGATAAACCGACTGGGGCGAGCTACAACGCTGTTGGGGCCAACGGGCGTAAGTTCTTGCTGCCCGCCATGTGGGACCCGCAGACCTCTGCATGCAAGCCGCTTGTGTGA